The sequence TGGTCAGGCGAAGGTGGAGGGGTCCGCACCGCTGCATAATCCGCATTATGATTTCAATGACGACGTGTTGGAACTGGGTATCAGGCTGCATGTCGCGCTGGCGGAGCGGCATTTGGCGTTGGGTGACTAGAGCGCTGCGTGCCCCCGCGCAGGCGGGAACATCCGTAGACATTACAAGCTGAAGCCAAAGCCGATCACCGCCATGGTCGATTGCAGCGTATCGCCCTGAGCGCGAGCGAGGCGGCGGGTGCCGGCGAGCAGTCGTTCATGGACGACCGCCGTATAGATGTTGAGCTTGGGTGTCAGGCGGTAGCGCAGGCGCAGCGTCCCCTCCCCCTCCGTAAAGCCCGATTCCACGGCATCCACCGCTACCCCCTGCGCCGACCAGCCGACGCCGACGCGCGGTTCCAGATAGAGGCTGTCGGTGATCGGCAGTTGATAGACGATCTGCCCCTCGCCGGTCAGCCGGCCATTGTCCGACAGGAAAGCGTAGCTTTCCCAACTGAGGCGCGTGCCGACATTGCCCTGTACGCCGATGATGGCGTGGAGGTCGCGCGGATGGGGGGTGAAATCCTTGCGCACGCCCACGAGCAGCGTCGCATTGCCGATGGTGCGGCCGTAGAAAAGCCGGGCCTGCACTTCGTCGATCTGGTTGCCGAGCGCCCCGCCGCCCTGCGTCACCAGCATCAACTGGTCGGTGGCGTTGCCGAGGGAGAAAGTGCCATCCCACAGGAAAACATCGTCGCCCTTGCCGGCGCGCAATTCGATGAGATCGAAGCCGCCGCTGAGCGCCCATGCGCTGGTATCGTCCGCCTGCGCGGCGGCCGGCGACGCCATCACCAGCGCGCTCAGGAAGGACAAGCCCAGACAGGCGGAACGCAGCATCTACCCTTATCCGTTTTGCGGTATCGGGCAGAGACTAGACGGGCGGCACGGCGCGATTGCGCGAAGCGGGATGCCGGTCGCCGCGTTGATGACAAATTATTGCCGGGATGCGGCAGCTTATGCCGACATGACTTGCATTAGAACCAGAAGCGGATGCCCATGACCAGGCTGGTGGCGGACGCCCCCTCCCCCGCCGCGCGGGCGTAGCGGGCGGTGTCGCCGAGGCTGCGTTCCCAGTTGACGCCGATATAGGGCGCAAATTCGCGGGCGAATTCATAGCGCAGGCGCAGGCCCAGTTCGATGGTCGAGAAGCCCGATCCGATGCCGAGTTCCGGCACGTCTTGCGCGGCGATATTCACTTCGGCGGCGGGTTGTAGGACGAGGCGCTGGGTGATGCGCTGGTCATAGCTGCCCTCTACCCGCAGATGGGCGTCGCCCTTGTCGGACAGGAAAGCCTGCGCCTCCAACTCGAACCAATAGGGGGCGAGGCCTTCGATGCCGATAGTGGCGTAGGTGCGTTGCGGTTGGGGGCGGAAATCCTGGCGCACGCCTGCGACGATATTCCACCAGGGATCGATGGCGCGGCTGTAGAGCGCCTGGAGTTCGGCCTGGTGCAGGCGGCCGCCGACTTCGCCCTCCCCTTCCGACTTGATGGCAAGGCGATTGATGTCGCCGCCGATCCAGCCTTCGCCTTCCCAATGATAGCCGTCCGCCCCCTTTTGTGCGCGATATTCGAGGCGGTCGATCATGAGTTGGGAAAAGGTCATGCCGCCATTTTCCTTCGTCATGGCGGCGCGGGCGCGGGCCATGGTGGCGGGATCGTAGAGGGCATCGGCGGCGTGATCGGTGGGGACCGGAGGCGCGACGCCTTTGGGCATCGCATCATCGGACGCGGGCATGGCGTGGCCGGCGTGCGGATCGGCGGGTTCTGCGGCGGCAGGTGCCGCTTCCGGCTGCGGCATCTGGTGCGCGCTATGGTCCATCTGGCTATGGTCCTGGGCGACCGCGGGCGTTGCGATGCCGGCGAGCAGGGCGGTGGCGATCAGGTGCTTCATGCCGCGTCCTCCGCGGGACGGACGGTGACGACGCGCATCATCCCGGCGTGCATGTGCATCAGCATGTGGCAGTGGAAGGCCCAGTCGCCCAGCGCATCGGCGGTGAGATCGAAGCTGACCTTGCCGCCGGGCAGGACGTTCACCGTATGCTTGCGCGGGTTGTGGAGCGGATCGTCGCCGGTCAGCAACTGGAAGAAATGGCCGTGGATGTGGATGGGGTGCGGCATCATCGTGTCGTTGATGAGGGTGACGCGGACCCGCTCATTATGGCGGAAGGCGATCGGCTCCGCCCCGTCCGACAGCTTAACGCCGTCGAAGGACCACATATAGCGTTCCATGTTCGCCGTCAGGTGGATGTCGAGCGTGCGGGTGGGAGTGCGGATGTCCTGATTGGGTTCCAGCGCGCGCAGGTCCGCATAGGTGAGGACGCGATGATCGACATCCTCCAGACCCGTCGGCCGGTCGGCGGTGCGATCGGCGGGCATGGCGGAAAGGGTCGCGACGCCCGGCCCCATCGGCACATCGGGCGCGACGGAGGGATCGAGCATCTTCATGGCGTGGCCGGACATGCTGTCATTGGCGGGCTGGCTGAGGTCGATCACGCCCCCCTGCCCCATGTCCATGCCCGCCATGTCCATGCCCATGTCCTTCATGGTCAGCAGCGGGCGTTTGCGCAGGGCGGGGATCGGCGCGACCATGCCCATTTGCGGCGCGAGGGTGGCGCGGACCAGGCCGGAGCGGTCGATCGCCTCGGCGATCAGGCCATAGGGTTTCGCTTCGGTCGGCTGGACGATGACGTCATAGGTTTCGGCGATGCCGATCTGGAACTCGTCGGTTTCGACCGGCTGGACATGCTGGCCGTCGCACTGGACCACGGTCATCGGCAGGCCAGGCAGACGGACGTTGAAATTGGTCATGGCAGACGCGTTGACGATGCGCAGGCGAACGCGCTCGCCCGGCGTGAACAGGCCGGTCCAGTTTTCCGGCGTGCCGTGACCGTTGATGAGGAAGCCGTAGGTGGAGCCGGTGACATCCGAAATGTCGGTGGGGTCCATACGCATCTTGCCCCAGTCCATCCGGTCCTTGAGGTTTTGATCCTTGCCCGCGAGCAGACCGGCGAGGGTCTGGCGCTGAAAATTATGATAGCCGCCCATCTGCTTGAGGCGTTTGAGCAGGACATGCGGATGGACCGGCGACCAGTCGGCCAGCACGATCACATGTTCACGCGTCGCCTGCACCGGATCGGGGCCGGCGGGGTCGATGACGATCGGCCCATAATGGCCCATCGCCTCCTGCATCCCCGAATGGCTGTGATACCAATAGGTGCCCGACTGACGGATGGGGAAATCGTAGGTGAAGGTTTCGCCCGGCCGGATGCCCGGGAAGCTGATGCCGGGAACGCCGTCCATCTGGAAGGGGACGATCAGGCCGTGCCAGTGGATCGACGTGTCTTCCTTGAGCGTGTTGGTCACCGCGAGCTGGACGCGCTGCCCTTCCTTCAGACGGATCAGCGGCGCGGGGACGGTGCCATTGATGGTGATCGCATGGGCGGAGCGGCCGCCGGTGCCGAAATGGCTTTCCCCCACGGTGAGCGCGATGCGGTCGCCCGACAAAATGCCGGGCGCGGGATGCAGGCCCGGCGTGCCACTGCGCGCCCAGGCGGGGAAAGCCCCCGCCAGGCTGAGCGCCGCGGCGCTTTTGAAAAGGGTGCGGCGATCGAGGGCGATGGATGTCGTCATGCCCTGTCATACGCGGACGGGGCGCTAAACCCTCAAAATTTCGGTCAGTTTCGCGCGGGCGCGATAGAGGCGGGTTTCGACCGCCTTTTCCGTGACGCCCAGCACCTGCGCCGCGTCCGCCTGGCTCATCTGCTCGATCGTGCGGAGGAGGAGGACGTCCCTGAGATTGGCGGGCAGGCCGGCGATGGCAGCGTTGATGCGCGCGACTTCGCGATGGGAATGGGCGGCTTCCTCCGGCGTGGCGTCGGGCGCGGCGATATCGAGCGCGTCGTCGAGCGGTTTGGCGAAGGCGAAGAAGCGCCGCACCGTTCGGCGACGCGCCCAGTCGCGGCATTTGTTGAGCGCGATGCGCGCGATCCAGACGCGGAACGGGCGAGCGCCATCATAGCGGGCGAGCGCGGCGAAAGCGGCGACGAAGGTTTCCTGCGTGATGTCGAGCGCCTCATCGCCATCGCCGACATGGCCGCGAGCGAGGCGCCAGACGGCGTCGCGGTGGCGCGCCATCAACGCGCCATAGGCGGACTGATGCCCCGCCAGCGCGCGGGTAGCAAGCGTCCGGTCGTCGGGTTCGGAGTCGGCCGCACTCACCGGGCGGGCTGGGTCAGCGCCTTGACGATGGCGGCGTCGAATTGCGCCGCCTGATCGGGCCGCAGCACGCCGCGCATCGCGAAGATGTGCTGGAGCGTTTCCTTTTGCAGTTGCCCCATGACATGATGCGAGCGGTCGACCGCTTCGGCCACTTTGGGGCCATAGCCATGTTCGCCCTCGATCGCGGCGGCGAGCCGCTCATTGTCGGCGCGCATTTCCGCCTCCAGTGCTTCGCGCCGGGTGGCGAACGCGGCTTCCAGTGCGTGAATGCGCTGTTCCTGCGCGGCGTCGAGCGTCATCCGCTGGTGCAGCAGGGCGTGGACTTCGCTTTCCACCCGCGGCGTCGGCGCGAGCCAGGTGCGCGCGACCAGCACCGCCGCCAGCGCGGCGGCGAAGGCGACCAGCGCTACCAGCGCGTAGCGGCGCAGGGTCACTGGCCGAGCAGGCGCGACGGCGCATAGTCGGACATGCCGATCGGCATGGGCGCAGCCTGCGCCGGCGCAGCGGGCAGGATGCTGCCGGCCCAGCCGATGCCGATCGCGAGCAGGCCGGCGAGCGCCAGGCTGCGCCGCGCCGTCATTCGGTCGCGCCGTTCGGC is a genomic window of Sphingomonas bisphenolicum containing:
- a CDS encoding copper resistance system multicopper oxidase codes for the protein MTTSIALDRRTLFKSAAALSLAGAFPAWARSGTPGLHPAPGILSGDRIALTVGESHFGTGGRSAHAITINGTVPAPLIRLKEGQRVQLAVTNTLKEDTSIHWHGLIVPFQMDGVPGISFPGIRPGETFTYDFPIRQSGTYWYHSHSGMQEAMGHYGPIVIDPAGPDPVQATREHVIVLADWSPVHPHVLLKRLKQMGGYHNFQRQTLAGLLAGKDQNLKDRMDWGKMRMDPTDISDVTGSTYGFLINGHGTPENWTGLFTPGERVRLRIVNASAMTNFNVRLPGLPMTVVQCDGQHVQPVETDEFQIGIAETYDVIVQPTEAKPYGLIAEAIDRSGLVRATLAPQMGMVAPIPALRKRPLLTMKDMGMDMAGMDMGQGGVIDLSQPANDSMSGHAMKMLDPSVAPDVPMGPGVATLSAMPADRTADRPTGLEDVDHRVLTYADLRALEPNQDIRTPTRTLDIHLTANMERYMWSFDGVKLSDGAEPIAFRHNERVRVTLINDTMMPHPIHIHGHFFQLLTGDDPLHNPRKHTVNVLPGGKVSFDLTADALGDWAFHCHMLMHMHAGMMRVVTVRPAEDAA
- a CDS encoding RNA polymerase sigma factor, which produces MSAADSEPDDRTLATRALAGHQSAYGALMARHRDAVWRLARGHVGDGDEALDITQETFVAAFAALARYDGARPFRVWIARIALNKCRDWARRRTVRRFFAFAKPLDDALDIAAPDATPEEAAHSHREVARINAAIAGLPANLRDVLLLRTIEQMSQADAAQVLGVTEKAVETRLYRARAKLTEILRV
- a CDS encoding copper resistance protein B — translated: MLRSACLGLSFLSALVMASPAAAQADDTSAWALSGGFDLIELRAGKGDDVFLWDGTFSLGNATDQLMLVTQGGGALGNQIDEVQARLFYGRTIGNATLLVGVRKDFTPHPRDLHAIIGVQGNVGTRLSWESYAFLSDNGRLTGEGQIVYQLPITDSLYLEPRVGVGWSAQGVAVDAVESGFTEGEGTLRLRYRLTPKLNIYTAVVHERLLAGTRRLARAQGDTLQSTMAVIGFGFSL
- a CDS encoding copper resistance protein B encodes the protein MKHLIATALLAGIATPAVAQDHSQMDHSAHQMPQPEAAPAAAEPADPHAGHAMPASDDAMPKGVAPPVPTDHAADALYDPATMARARAAMTKENGGMTFSQLMIDRLEYRAQKGADGYHWEGEGWIGGDINRLAIKSEGEGEVGGRLHQAELQALYSRAIDPWWNIVAGVRQDFRPQPQRTYATIGIEGLAPYWFELEAQAFLSDKGDAHLRVEGSYDQRITQRLVLQPAAEVNIAAQDVPELGIGSGFSTIELGLRLRYEFAREFAPYIGVNWERSLGDTARYARAAGEGASATSLVMGIRFWF
- a CDS encoding periplasmic heavy metal sensor is translated as MTLRRYALVALVAFAAALAAVLVARTWLAPTPRVESEVHALLHQRMTLDAAQEQRIHALEAAFATRREALEAEMRADNERLAAAIEGEHGYGPKVAEAVDRSHHVMGQLQKETLQHIFAMRGVLRPDQAAQFDAAIVKALTQPAR